From one Pedosphaera parvula Ellin514 genomic stretch:
- a CDS encoding sensor histidine kinase, with translation MNSVKVEDRILVLAPTGQDAELTVAFLIKAGFKAQACRDMFDLAHQIQFGCGAVAIAEEALGSSSVQVLVDLCAHQPSWSDLPITIVTSGAEATEGTMQRLTVFGPTGNVTFLERPFRPLTLVNTMQAALRSRRRQYQVRDLLEQRETILQSINDIFVTLDKNWRYTYVNEQAATASHLTVEKMLGQSIWDLFPHLAESIVAQEMRRAMAENVIVQLEHLNEREQKWLDLRIYPSSNGIAMLATDITARKKVEIAFQAAKDQLSHYATDLEKTVAERTAKLEETISELEAFSYSVSHDLRAPLRAMQNYSQFLMEDFAEKLNGEGREYINRIINASNRLDRLIQDILTYSRATRSDITIQPVDLEKLVTDIIQHYPPLQPPTAKIDLQLPLLGVLAHEASLTQCISNLLVNAVKFVAPGVVPEVKVWTEMVEDQVRINFQDNGIGIDPHYQNRIFKMFERAVPEGKYEGTGIGLAIVRKAVERMGGSVGVKSELGKGSKFWIQLPKG, from the coding sequence GTGAATTCCGTCAAAGTTGAAGATCGCATCCTCGTCCTTGCCCCTACGGGGCAGGATGCGGAACTGACTGTCGCCTTCCTGATCAAAGCTGGTTTTAAAGCGCAAGCCTGCCGTGACATGTTCGATCTGGCTCATCAGATTCAATTCGGCTGCGGCGCCGTTGCCATTGCGGAAGAGGCCTTGGGCTCAAGTTCGGTGCAGGTCCTGGTCGATCTTTGTGCCCACCAGCCCTCCTGGTCCGACCTTCCCATCACCATCGTCACCAGCGGTGCGGAAGCCACGGAAGGAACGATGCAGCGTTTGACTGTGTTCGGCCCGACCGGCAACGTCACGTTTCTTGAACGCCCCTTCCGGCCGCTGACTCTGGTAAATACCATGCAGGCCGCCTTGCGTTCACGCCGGCGTCAGTATCAGGTCCGCGACCTGCTGGAACAACGGGAAACCATTCTTCAGAGCATCAATGACATCTTCGTCACTCTGGATAAGAACTGGCGTTATACTTATGTGAACGAACAAGCCGCCACCGCCTCTCATTTGACGGTTGAAAAAATGCTCGGCCAAAGCATCTGGGATCTTTTTCCTCACCTGGCGGAATCCATTGTTGCACAGGAGATGCGTCGTGCCATGGCAGAGAATGTCATTGTGCAACTGGAACATTTGAATGAGCGGGAGCAAAAGTGGCTTGATCTCCGTATCTATCCCTCATCCAATGGCATTGCCATGCTGGCTACGGATATTACCGCCCGCAAGAAGGTCGAAATCGCCTTCCAGGCCGCCAAGGACCAGCTTAGCCATTACGCCACTGATCTCGAAAAAACGGTTGCCGAACGCACCGCCAAACTGGAGGAAACCATTTCGGAACTGGAGGCGTTTTCCTACAGCGTCTCACATGACCTCCGCGCTCCCTTGCGGGCCATGCAAAATTATTCCCAGTTTCTCATGGAGGATTTTGCCGAGAAACTGAACGGCGAAGGCAGGGAGTACATCAACCGTATTATCAACGCTTCCAATCGATTGGACCGCCTCATCCAGGACATTTTGACGTATAGCCGGGCCACCCGTAGTGACATCACCATTCAACCTGTTGACCTGGAGAAGTTGGTCACCGACATCATTCAACATTATCCCCCCCTGCAACCGCCCACGGCAAAGATTGATCTTCAATTGCCGTTGCTGGGCGTCCTGGCGCATGAGGCCTCGCTGACCCAATGCATTTCCAATCTCCTGGTCAACGCCGTGAAATTTGTAGCCCCTGGCGTGGTTCCTGAGGTGAAGGTCTGGACGGAAATGGTTGAAGACCAGGTCAGGATCAATTTCCAGGACAATGGAATTGGCATCGATCCTCATTATCAAAACCGCATTTTCAAAATGTTTGAACGCGCGGTTCCTGAGGGAAAGTATGAGGGCACTGGCATCGGCCTGGCCATCGTGCGAAAGGCGGTTGAGCGGATGGGAGGAAGCGTGGGAGTAAAGTCGGAACTGGGCAAGGGCAGTAAATTCTGGATCCAATTACCTAAAGGTTAA
- a CDS encoding response regulator, whose product MHTVKPILLVEDNEDDVFFMKRAAKTAEIADPLLVATDGQEAIDFLSGTGIYADRDKYPIPSLVLLDLKLPRKSGHEVLQWIRAQSQFKTLIVIILSTSREGRDVELAYQSGANSYLVKPTGSPQLTEMARSLKDYWLKQNVFAP is encoded by the coding sequence GTGCATACTGTAAAACCAATTCTTCTGGTCGAAGATAACGAGGACGATGTTTTCTTCATGAAACGTGCGGCCAAAACCGCTGAAATCGCTGACCCGCTTTTGGTCGCCACCGATGGCCAGGAGGCCATCGACTTTCTTTCCGGGACCGGAATCTACGCCGATCGTGATAAATACCCGATCCCTTCCCTGGTGTTGCTTGATCTCAAATTGCCCCGCAAGAGCGGCCATGAAGTCCTGCAATGGATTCGTGCGCAATCCCAGTTTAAAACTCTCATCGTGATCATTTTGTCCACCTCCCGTGAAGGCCGCGATGTGGAACTGGCCTATCAGTCCGGCGCCAACTCATATCTGGTCAAACCGACGGGTTCTCCTCAACTCACGGAGATGGCTCGCAGCTTGAAAGATTACTGGCTGAAGCAAAACGTTTTCGCGCCTTGA
- a CDS encoding ester cyclase, whose translation MAKENATVVARWFEEVWNQGKVSTINELMAKDGLAYGLGAGPIHGPKGFLPFFQQIKSAFPDVNIKCEQFVTEGDLVATRWSATMTHGGHFLGKESTGKQVKTDGMSICRIRDGQILESWNNWDLHGVMQQLG comes from the coding sequence ATGGCCAAAGAAAATGCAACCGTAGTGGCGCGTTGGTTCGAGGAGGTATGGAATCAAGGCAAGGTCAGCACGATCAATGAACTCATGGCAAAGGACGGCCTGGCTTACGGGCTGGGGGCCGGACCTATACATGGTCCAAAGGGCTTCCTGCCCTTTTTTCAGCAAATAAAAAGCGCCTTCCCTGACGTGAATATCAAGTGCGAGCAGTTTGTGACCGAAGGCGATTTAGTGGCAACACGTTGGTCGGCCACCATGACACATGGAGGACATTTCCTGGGAAAGGAAAGTACTGGCAAACAGGTCAAGACGGATGGCATGAGCATCTGCCGGATTCGAGATGGCCAGATATTGGAATCGTGGAACAACTGGGACTTGCACGGCGTGATGCAGCAACTCGGCTGA
- the arsS gene encoding arsenosugar biosynthesis radical SAM (seleno)protein ArsS (Some members of this family are selenoproteins.) gives MNVFEQKLAELQLTLRRDALQTLQINVGRKCNQACRHCHVDAAPWRTEMMDETTAHRLGEWIEKYCPAIVDITGGAPEISEFFKYFVEKAVANGAHVIDRNNLTIIEEKGYDYLPEYLAAHQVEVIASLPCYSKENVNQQRGNGVFDKSIAALKKLNAVGYGTRLPLNLVYNPLGAKLPGPQAELEADYKEVLGREFGIIFNRLFTITNQPIARFAEDLRKQGKWNEYLELLANSFNPGTIAGLMCRNTLSVGYRGELYDCDFNQMLGMQLQNGKPLYLWDVTPEYLENRPIQTGTHCLACTAGCGSSCTGTLA, from the coding sequence ATGAATGTCTTCGAACAAAAACTCGCCGAACTTCAGCTGACATTAAGACGCGACGCATTGCAAACCCTGCAAATCAACGTGGGACGCAAGTGCAACCAGGCCTGCCGCCATTGTCATGTGGACGCCGCACCCTGGCGGACGGAGATGATGGATGAAACTACGGCGCATCGCCTCGGCGAATGGATTGAGAAGTACTGCCCTGCCATCGTTGATATTACCGGTGGCGCACCGGAGATCAGTGAGTTCTTTAAGTACTTCGTTGAAAAGGCAGTGGCAAATGGAGCGCACGTCATTGATCGTAATAACCTGACCATCATTGAAGAAAAGGGATACGATTACCTGCCTGAATACCTGGCGGCCCATCAGGTGGAGGTAATTGCCTCGTTGCCCTGTTATTCAAAGGAAAACGTCAACCAACAACGCGGCAATGGAGTGTTCGATAAAAGCATTGCTGCCTTGAAGAAGCTGAATGCGGTGGGATATGGCACGCGGTTGCCGTTAAATCTGGTTTACAATCCGCTCGGTGCAAAGCTGCCCGGGCCACAGGCGGAGTTGGAAGCGGATTACAAGGAAGTGTTGGGACGCGAGTTTGGGATCATTTTCAACCGGCTGTTCACGATCACAAATCAACCGATTGCACGATTCGCTGAAGATCTGCGGAAGCAGGGGAAGTGGAATGAATATCTGGAACTGCTCGCCAATAGTTTCAATCCCGGGACGATTGCAGGATTGATGTGCCGCAACACGTTGAGTGTCGGATACCGGGGGGAGCTTTACGACTGTGATTTCAATCAGATGCTCGGGATGCAATTGCAGAACGGGAAACCGCTTTATTTATGGGATGTCACCCCGGAATACCTGGAGAATCGACCGATTCAAACCGGAACCCATTGTCTGGCTTGCACTGCCGGTTGCGGCAGCAGTTGCACCGGAACTTTGGCTTGA
- a CDS encoding methyltransferase domain-containing protein — protein MDTTTSLRTESAVKDRYAAAAKAPEAALCCPISYDPQFLKIIPKEVIEKDYGCGDPSKYLKPGETVLDLGSGTGKICFIAAQVVGPQGRVIGVDMTDDMLEVARRNAPVVAERLGYANVEFRKGRIQDLALDLELLDRELKQHPISDAASFLAADERAQDLRVRHPLVATDSVDVVVSNCVLNLVEAKSKRQLFEEIFRVLKKGGRAVISDIVADEAVPQELQNDPTLWSGCISGALTEAEFLKAFTNAGFYGVQILKRDDSPWQTVKGIEFRSLTIAAYKGKQGPCHDRNQAVVYLGPFKEVLDDDNHRMERGLRYAVCDKTYQLYKKEPYKQCFAFIDPVKPISLEEAKPFDCSRTSLRHPRETKGQEYNITTEASQCCDGGGGNCC, from the coding sequence ATGGATACAACCACTTCGCTACGCACTGAATCTGCTGTCAAAGACCGTTACGCAGCCGCTGCCAAAGCGCCGGAAGCGGCCCTGTGCTGCCCGATCTCATATGATCCTCAATTCCTAAAAATCATACCAAAGGAAGTCATTGAAAAGGATTATGGCTGTGGCGATCCCAGCAAATATTTGAAGCCGGGTGAAACCGTGCTGGATCTGGGCAGCGGCACCGGAAAGATTTGCTTTATCGCAGCACAGGTGGTCGGTCCCCAAGGCCGGGTCATCGGCGTGGACATGACCGATGATATGCTGGAAGTCGCGCGCCGCAATGCCCCCGTCGTGGCGGAACGACTTGGCTACGCGAATGTGGAATTTCGCAAAGGACGCATCCAGGATTTGGCGCTTGACCTCGAATTGTTGGACCGCGAGTTGAAGCAACATCCGATTTCAGATGCCGCCTCCTTTTTGGCTGCGGATGAACGAGCTCAGGATTTACGGGTCCGGCATCCCTTGGTGGCAACCGATTCCGTGGATGTGGTTGTGTCCAACTGCGTGTTGAACCTGGTTGAGGCGAAATCCAAACGCCAGCTATTCGAGGAGATTTTTCGGGTGCTGAAAAAGGGCGGGCGAGCGGTAATTTCAGACATCGTTGCGGACGAAGCCGTGCCCCAGGAATTGCAAAATGATCCTACTCTCTGGAGCGGCTGTATCTCCGGGGCATTGACCGAAGCGGAATTTTTAAAGGCGTTCACCAACGCAGGGTTTTACGGAGTGCAAATCCTGAAACGTGACGATTCACCCTGGCAGACCGTGAAAGGAATCGAATTCCGCTCACTTACCATCGCTGCCTATAAGGGCAAACAGGGCCCTTGCCACGACCGTAACCAGGCGGTGGTTTACCTGGGGCCGTTTAAGGAAGTGTTGGACGATGACAATCATCGCATGGAACGAGGGCTCCGCTACGCCGTGTGTGACAAGACCTATCAGCTTTATAAGAAGGAGCCTTACAAGCAGTGCTTCGCATTTATTGATCCTGTAAAGCCCATCTCCCTGGAAGAGGCGAAGCCATTTGATTGTTCGAGAACTTCATTACGACATCCGAGGGAAACCAAAGGTCAGGAATACAATATTACCACCGAAGCCAGCCAATGTTGTGATGGTGGTGGGGGAAATTGCTGCTAA
- a CDS encoding DUF547 domain-containing protein, protein MRLFTILLLVLSLTEFVQAAEFDHSHQHFDRVLKQYVKNGLVNYAGLKTHPQELNSYLDQLASVPEDEFARWNENQQMAFLINLYNAATLRLIVDHYPVKSIKDIGGVLNGPWKQKVVHLWGETITLDDLEHGILRKRYAEPRVHFALVCAAHGCPPLREEAYTEKKLNEQLDDQGRRFIGNKEKNRVDVSAHVVYLSPIFKWYAQDFEKKGSPVLKWITPFFTKEEQAALTNGGEFKIRYTDYDWSLNDSSVGK, encoded by the coding sequence ATGAGATTATTTACAATTCTTTTGTTAGTGCTCAGCCTCACTGAATTCGTTCAAGCAGCGGAGTTTGATCACTCTCATCAGCATTTCGACCGGGTGCTCAAACAATATGTGAAGAATGGATTGGTAAATTATGCAGGATTGAAGACGCATCCACAGGAGTTGAACAGTTATCTCGATCAACTGGCGAGCGTCCCGGAAGATGAGTTTGCCCGGTGGAACGAAAACCAGCAGATGGCGTTTTTAATCAATCTTTATAATGCGGCAACGTTGCGCCTGATCGTCGATCATTATCCGGTAAAGAGCATTAAGGATATCGGCGGAGTGCTCAACGGGCCGTGGAAGCAGAAGGTGGTGCATCTTTGGGGCGAGACGATTACGTTGGATGACCTTGAGCATGGGATTTTGCGGAAACGGTACGCGGAGCCGCGAGTACATTTTGCGCTGGTTTGTGCGGCGCACGGTTGCCCGCCCTTGCGTGAGGAGGCCTACACGGAAAAGAAATTGAATGAGCAACTGGATGATCAGGGCAGGAGATTTATTGGTAATAAGGAAAAGAATCGAGTGGATGTCTCGGCTCATGTTGTCTATCTCTCACCCATCTTCAAATGGTATGCCCAGGATTTTGAAAAAAAGGGCTCTCCAGTGCTTAAGTGGATCACGCCTTTTTTCACAAAAGAGGAGCAGGCAGCATTAACGAACGGGGGCGAGTTTAAGATTCGTTATACCGATTATGATTGGTCACTAAACGATTCCTCAGTTGGCAAATAA
- a CDS encoding TVP38/TMEM64 family protein: protein MNGASATGSKSSSKWKWVLWIVVILLLIGLGKYLHVQTFLQKLLDWINGLGAWGWAAFVLIYILACVLLIPGSILTLGAGAIFGVVKGSILVSIGATLGATVAFLIGRYLARNAIARKIEHNEKFSAIDKAVAAQGWKIVLLTRLSPIFPFTLLNYVFGLTRISLRDYVLASWIGMMPGTVMYVYIGSLARLAGERTRTPAEWALYGIGLIATVVVTIFVTRIARNALNEQIANN, encoded by the coding sequence ATGAACGGGGCGAGCGCAACAGGGAGCAAATCGTCTTCCAAATGGAAATGGGTTTTGTGGATCGTTGTCATTTTGCTTCTGATCGGCCTCGGCAAATACCTGCATGTCCAAACCTTTTTGCAAAAGTTGCTGGATTGGATCAACGGCCTGGGAGCCTGGGGCTGGGCAGCCTTTGTATTGATTTATATCCTGGCGTGTGTGCTCCTCATTCCGGGGTCCATACTGACGCTGGGGGCAGGAGCTATTTTCGGCGTGGTGAAAGGCTCGATCCTGGTTTCCATCGGCGCGACATTGGGGGCGACCGTTGCTTTTCTAATCGGGCGTTATTTGGCCCGGAATGCCATCGCCCGGAAAATCGAACACAACGAAAAGTTTTCAGCCATCGATAAAGCCGTGGCCGCGCAAGGCTGGAAAATTGTGCTGTTGACCCGGCTATCACCCATTTTTCCCTTCACCCTTTTGAACTATGTTTTCGGTCTGACAAGGATTTCACTGCGCGATTATGTGCTCGCATCGTGGATTGGGATGATGCCCGGAACGGTGATGTATGTCTATATCGGTTCCCTGGCCCGGTTGGCGGGGGAGCGGACCCGCACGCCTGCCGAATGGGCTCTGTATGGAATTGGTTTAATCGCCACAGTGGTGGTGACAATTTTTGTCACCAGGATTGCGCGCAATGCCCTGAACGAACAAATTGCAAATAATTAA
- a CDS encoding mercuric reductase, translated as MSAEKILPWDAYNQQLVAQVHPDDWVNPTPTGRYNLVVIGAGTAGLVTAAGAAGLGAKVALIEKHLLGGDCLNVGCVPSKTMIRSSRAAADARDALQFGIRVPPGVEVDFAAVMERVRAVRAKISPHDSVKRFAEMGIDVFLGEARFSGTETVEVAGKQLRFKKAVIATGARTVQPPIEGLKEAGYLTNETVFSLTERPKRLAVIGGGPLGCELAQAFQRLGSQVVLFHKHGHILDREDSDAAGVVQKNFVREGLRLVLNADVKKVERKGAEKWIHFETDGQTDSIAVDEILAGTGRAPNVEGLNLEAVGVRYDQRHGIEVNDHLQTSNPRIYAAGDICMQWKFTHAADFAARIVIQNALFFGRKKLSALNMPWVTYTDPEVAHVGLYEREARERGMEVDTYLRRFDEVDRAICDGEETGFVKIHVKRGTDQILGATIVARHAGEMISEVSVAMTGKIGLGRLASVIHPYPTQAEAIRQCGDAYNRTRLTPTVKKLLRRWLAFTR; from the coding sequence ATGAGTGCCGAAAAAATTCTGCCGTGGGATGCCTATAACCAGCAACTGGTCGCGCAGGTGCATCCGGACGATTGGGTGAATCCAACGCCAACCGGGCGATACAACCTTGTGGTGATTGGGGCAGGGACCGCAGGATTGGTGACTGCGGCCGGGGCGGCAGGCTTGGGAGCCAAGGTGGCGCTGATTGAGAAGCATCTTCTCGGTGGCGATTGCCTGAATGTGGGTTGCGTGCCGTCCAAGACGATGATCCGGTCATCGCGGGCAGCGGCCGATGCGCGGGACGCTTTGCAGTTTGGTATTCGTGTTCCGCCGGGTGTGGAGGTGGATTTTGCAGCGGTGATGGAACGCGTGCGTGCAGTTCGTGCAAAGATCAGTCCGCACGATTCTGTGAAACGCTTTGCGGAAATGGGCATCGATGTGTTCCTGGGCGAGGCCAGGTTTTCCGGGACTGAAACCGTTGAAGTCGCTGGAAAACAATTGCGGTTCAAGAAGGCAGTGATCGCAACGGGAGCACGCACGGTGCAGCCACCAATTGAAGGCCTCAAAGAGGCTGGATATTTGACGAACGAGACCGTTTTTTCGCTGACGGAGCGGCCTAAGAGATTGGCGGTAATTGGCGGCGGACCGCTCGGATGCGAGTTGGCGCAGGCCTTTCAACGATTGGGCTCACAAGTGGTGCTCTTTCACAAGCACGGCCATATTCTGGACCGCGAAGATAGCGATGCTGCAGGGGTGGTGCAAAAAAACTTTGTGCGAGAAGGGTTGCGGCTGGTTTTGAATGCTGATGTAAAAAAAGTGGAGCGAAAAGGTGCCGAGAAATGGATTCATTTTGAAACGGACGGCCAGACGGATTCAATCGCCGTGGATGAAATTCTTGCGGGAACCGGGCGTGCGCCAAATGTGGAGGGATTGAACCTTGAGGCAGTGGGGGTGCGCTACGACCAGCGCCACGGCATCGAGGTGAATGATCATTTGCAAACGAGCAATCCACGAATCTATGCGGCCGGAGACATCTGCATGCAATGGAAGTTCACACATGCGGCCGATTTCGCAGCGCGGATCGTGATTCAGAATGCGTTGTTTTTTGGTCGTAAGAAACTGAGCGCTCTCAACATGCCATGGGTGACGTACACCGACCCGGAGGTTGCCCACGTTGGATTGTACGAACGCGAAGCGAGGGAACGCGGAATGGAGGTGGATACTTACCTGCGGCGTTTCGACGAAGTGGATCGCGCAATTTGTGATGGTGAGGAAACAGGGTTTGTAAAAATTCACGTGAAACGAGGCACTGACCAGATTTTAGGTGCCACCATTGTGGCCCGGCATGCGGGTGAAATGATCAGCGAAGTCAGCGTGGCCATGACGGGAAAAATTGGGCTGGGCAGACTGGCCTCCGTAATCCATCCCTATCCCACACAAGCCGAAGCGATTCGGCAGTGCGGTGATGCTTATAATCGAACCCGCCTAACACCGACGGTGAAAAAGCTATTGCGAAGATGGTTGGCTTTTACGCGCTAA